Proteins encoded by one window of Streptacidiphilus sp. PB12-B1b:
- a CDS encoding extracellular solute-binding protein — MNRRLLVALGTAATLAAVTACGSGSGGGAAHGYAGQTLTVWLMQGDAPASWQAAVTAQFEAAYPGARLNVVQQSWSGIQERLSEALSALTPPDVVDIGNTQTSYYASIGGLLNLGPYRKQLGGADWSSAMNASTLVGGVQYAAPWFAGLRVVMYNKALWAKARLSPPSTQAQWISDLRVLQDTPGVSSALWLPGQDWYAFDGFLQQAGAGIIARRGNRWVGNLDSPAGLNAATLFRLLQAFGKAPKDNDEAHPVQADEFAKGHVASMIALGYEAGTVLQASPGMADDIGWFPIPGPDKGVPAKTFLGGSNLAVAQNTTDRTLALGFVRIALDAANESAFAKASGFLPNKAGLYPALRGNAYGEAESLAAPYAGYTPLVPDWGDVEAGTNPITTDFLTPVLEGENQAQAADKADAEITARLGGG; from the coding sequence ATGAATCGTCGGCTTCTGGTCGCTCTCGGCACGGCCGCCACGCTGGCGGCCGTGACCGCCTGCGGGTCCGGCTCGGGCGGCGGCGCGGCCCACGGCTACGCCGGGCAGACCCTGACCGTGTGGCTGATGCAGGGGGACGCCCCCGCCTCCTGGCAGGCGGCCGTGACGGCGCAGTTCGAGGCCGCCTACCCGGGGGCCCGGCTGAACGTCGTCCAGCAGTCCTGGTCCGGCATCCAGGAGCGGCTGTCCGAGGCGCTCTCCGCGCTGACCCCGCCGGACGTGGTGGACATCGGCAACACCCAGACCTCCTACTACGCCTCCATCGGCGGGCTGCTGAACCTCGGCCCGTACCGCAAGCAGCTCGGCGGCGCCGACTGGTCCTCCGCCATGAACGCCTCGACCCTGGTCGGCGGCGTGCAGTACGCCGCGCCCTGGTTCGCCGGGCTGCGGGTGGTGATGTACAACAAGGCGCTCTGGGCCAAGGCCAGGCTCAGCCCGCCGTCCACCCAGGCGCAGTGGATCAGCGATCTGCGGGTGCTGCAGGACACCCCCGGCGTCAGCTCGGCGCTCTGGCTGCCCGGCCAGGACTGGTACGCCTTCGACGGCTTCCTGCAGCAGGCCGGGGCCGGCATCATCGCCCGCAGGGGCAACCGGTGGGTGGGCAACCTGGACTCCCCGGCCGGGCTCAACGCGGCCACGCTGTTCCGGCTGCTCCAGGCGTTCGGCAAGGCGCCCAAGGACAACGACGAGGCGCACCCGGTCCAGGCCGACGAGTTCGCCAAGGGGCACGTCGCCTCGATGATCGCCCTGGGCTACGAGGCCGGCACGGTGCTGCAGGCCAGTCCGGGCATGGCCGACGACATCGGCTGGTTCCCGATCCCCGGGCCTGACAAGGGCGTCCCGGCCAAGACCTTCCTCGGCGGCTCCAACCTGGCCGTGGCCCAGAACACCACCGACCGGACGCTGGCCCTGGGCTTCGTGCGGATCGCCCTGGACGCCGCCAACGAGTCGGCCTTCGCCAAGGCGTCGGGCTTCCTGCCGAACAAGGCCGGCCTGTACCCGGCGCTGCGGGGCAACGCCTACGGCGAGGCGGAGAGCCTGGCTGCGCCCTACGCCGGCTACACCCCGCTCGTCCCCGACTGGGGCGATGTCGAGGCCGGGACCAACCCGATCACCACCGACTTCCTCACCCCGGTGCTGGAGGGTGAGAACCAGGCGCAGGCGGCCGACAAGGCGGACGCGGAGATCACCGCGCGGCTCGGCGGCGGCTGA
- a CDS encoding glycoside hydrolase family 3 protein — protein sequence MERTARTSDTLHRDALAVLQPGFVGTTPPDWLRHHVAAGLGSVALFSRNVTDQQQLAALTAELRAENPEILVAVDEEGGDVTRLESGNGSSWPGNLALGAIDDPGLTRDVARELGRALAECGVNYNWAPSADVNSNPGNPVIGVRSFGADPDLCARHTAAWVEGLQSVGVAACAKHFPGHGDTAVDSHLGLPVVDIDVDLLRSRDLVPFKAAIAAGAKAVMTAHIMVPALDGSRPATLSRPILDLLRRPAAEGGLGYDGLIVTDGIEMGAIAHTYGTARGTVLAVAAGVDAICVGGGLSDEETVLQLRDALVAAVRSGELPEQRLAEAAGRVRRLGAWTAARARTGGRIAPDLSIGLRAARRALRVTLPSGAVFEPITDRPYVLSLSPVANIAVGQETPWGVAGMLATRLPGTRTRSAGPREAAPELLPGLLEQIRQDAAGRRVVVVVRDAHRHAWMDAALRGLLQLRPDAAVVEMGVPQAEPIGALHIATHGAARVCGLAAVEVLTGLPGNRF from the coding sequence ATCGAAAGGACCGCGAGGACCTCGGACACGCTGCACCGCGACGCGCTGGCGGTGCTGCAGCCCGGCTTCGTGGGCACCACCCCGCCGGACTGGCTCCGCCACCACGTGGCCGCGGGGCTCGGCTCGGTGGCCCTGTTCTCCCGCAACGTCACCGACCAGCAGCAACTGGCCGCGCTGACCGCGGAGCTGCGCGCGGAGAACCCCGAGATCCTGGTGGCCGTCGACGAGGAGGGCGGCGACGTCACCCGGCTGGAGTCCGGCAACGGCTCCTCCTGGCCGGGCAACCTCGCCCTGGGCGCCATCGACGACCCCGGGCTGACCCGGGACGTCGCCCGCGAGCTGGGCCGCGCGCTCGCCGAGTGCGGCGTCAACTACAACTGGGCGCCCTCGGCCGACGTCAACTCCAACCCGGGCAACCCGGTGATCGGGGTGCGCTCCTTCGGGGCCGACCCGGACCTGTGCGCCCGGCACACCGCCGCCTGGGTGGAGGGGCTCCAGTCGGTCGGCGTGGCCGCCTGCGCCAAGCACTTCCCCGGGCACGGCGACACCGCCGTCGACTCGCACCTCGGCCTGCCGGTGGTCGACATCGACGTGGACCTGCTGCGCTCGCGCGACCTGGTGCCGTTCAAGGCCGCCATCGCGGCCGGGGCCAAGGCCGTGATGACCGCGCACATCATGGTCCCGGCCCTGGACGGCTCCCGCCCGGCCACGCTCAGCCGGCCGATCCTGGACCTGTTGCGGCGCCCGGCCGCCGAGGGCGGCCTCGGCTACGACGGCCTGATCGTCACCGACGGCATCGAGATGGGCGCGATCGCCCACACCTACGGCACCGCGCGCGGCACCGTGCTCGCGGTCGCCGCCGGGGTGGACGCGATCTGCGTCGGCGGCGGGCTCAGCGACGAGGAGACGGTGCTCCAGCTGCGGGACGCCCTGGTGGCGGCCGTCCGCTCGGGCGAACTGCCGGAGCAGCGGCTGGCCGAGGCCGCCGGGCGGGTCCGCAGGCTGGGCGCGTGGACCGCCGCCCGGGCCCGCACCGGGGGCCGGATCGCGCCGGACCTGTCCATCGGGCTGCGCGCCGCCCGCCGGGCGCTGCGCGTCACCCTCCCGTCCGGGGCGGTCTTCGAGCCGATCACCGACCGGCCCTATGTGCTGTCGCTCAGCCCGGTCGCCAACATCGCGGTCGGCCAGGAGACCCCCTGGGGTGTCGCCGGGATGCTGGCGACCCGGCTGCCCGGCACCAGGACCCGCAGCGCCGGGCCCCGCGAGGCCGCGCCCGAGCTGCTGCCGGGGCTGCTGGAGCAGATCCGGCAGGACGCCGCCGGGCGCCGGGTGGTGGTGGTCGTGCGCGACGCGCACCGGCACGCGTGGATGGACGCCGCCCTGCGCGGGCTGCTGCAACTGCGCCCGGATGCGGCCGTGGTGGAGATGGGGGTGCCGCAGGCGGAGCCGATCGGCGCGCTGCACATCGCCACCCACGGCGCCGCCCGGGTCTGCGGGCTGGCCGCGGTCGAGGTGCTCACCGGCCTTCCGGGGAACCGCTTCTGA
- a CDS encoding carbohydrate ABC transporter permease translates to MRRSLATRITFNTIALVLAVVFIFPVYWMIVTAFTPAKDLFSKTPVFFPTDLTFAHFRTVTKVNDFSNFWVNSLTATLGAVLISLVIALMASVAIARMRFRGRKAFILVVMVAQMAPWAVLQISVYMIVRNNNMLDQILPLMLFYMVMILPFTVWTLRNFVGAIPKELEESALIDGCNRVQAFWRIIFPLLAPGLMATSLFGFITAWGEFPLVLVLETDSPHYTLALWITSFQTQFGDDWGATMAAATLFAVPVLVLFIIMQRRAVGGLTAGAVKG, encoded by the coding sequence GTGAGGCGCTCGCTCGCAACCCGGATCACCTTCAACACCATCGCCCTGGTCCTGGCGGTCGTGTTCATCTTCCCGGTCTACTGGATGATCGTCACGGCCTTCACCCCGGCCAAGGATTTGTTCAGCAAGACCCCGGTGTTCTTCCCGACCGACCTGACCTTCGCGCACTTCAGGACCGTCACCAAGGTCAACGACTTCAGCAACTTCTGGGTCAACAGCCTCACCGCCACCCTCGGCGCGGTGCTGATCTCGCTGGTGATCGCGCTGATGGCCTCGGTGGCCATCGCCCGGATGCGGTTCCGCGGGCGCAAGGCGTTCATCCTGGTGGTCATGGTCGCGCAGATGGCGCCCTGGGCAGTGCTGCAGATCTCGGTCTACATGATCGTCCGCAACAACAACATGCTGGACCAGATCCTCCCGCTGATGCTGTTCTACATGGTGATGATCCTGCCGTTCACCGTCTGGACGCTGCGCAACTTCGTCGGGGCCATCCCCAAGGAGCTGGAGGAGTCGGCGCTGATCGACGGCTGCAACCGGGTCCAGGCGTTCTGGCGGATCATCTTCCCGCTGCTGGCCCCCGGGCTGATGGCCACCTCGCTGTTCGGCTTCATCACCGCCTGGGGCGAGTTCCCGCTGGTGCTGGTGCTGGAGACGGACTCCCCGCACTACACCCTGGCGCTGTGGATCACCTCGTTCCAGACCCAGTTCGGCGACGACTGGGGCGCCACCATGGCCGCCGCGACGCTGTTCGCGGTGCCGGTGCTGGTGCTGTTCATCATCATGCAGCGCCGGGCGGTCGGCGGCCTCACGGCCGGCGCGGTGAAGGGCTGA
- a CDS encoding carbohydrate ABC transporter permease: MAMPSKGAQTGLRDDGGTAVAAPGTSGDTVVGAGKAAKTAGSRPKRRSNGSTNSAVTPYLLLLPALVAMLVLLVWPSIDEILISFQRLNAFELIGHVTRWTGFDNYQSILSSSTFWQVFERTVVFTAVNVVLIMVGGTLIGLLLNRLGTKIRFVLSIALVFAWAVPVLAATTVFQWLFDQQTGVVDWTLAQLGWKSMAHFDWMSNEYSAFSVVVLCIVWQSIPFVAFNVYAGLTTISNELYEAARLDGAGPLRIFRSVIFPMLKPFFYGTVFLEIIWVFGALTQVLEITGGNPVGKTVTLPVYAYEVGVGQQAYGMGSAVAVVTIVMLCLMMSFYFRIILKQEDEL; this comes from the coding sequence ATGGCGATGCCATCCAAGGGAGCGCAGACCGGGCTCCGGGACGACGGCGGCACGGCCGTCGCCGCGCCCGGGACGTCCGGTGACACGGTGGTGGGGGCAGGAAAGGCCGCGAAGACGGCAGGCAGCAGACCGAAGCGTCGCTCGAACGGCAGTACCAACTCGGCCGTCACGCCCTACCTGCTGCTGCTGCCGGCCCTGGTGGCCATGCTGGTGCTGCTGGTCTGGCCGTCCATCGACGAGATCCTCATCTCCTTCCAGCGCCTCAACGCCTTCGAGCTGATCGGGCACGTGACCCGCTGGACCGGCTTCGACAACTACCAGTCGATCCTCTCCAGCTCGACCTTCTGGCAGGTCTTCGAGCGCACGGTGGTGTTCACCGCCGTCAACGTGGTGCTGATCATGGTCGGCGGCACGCTGATCGGGCTGCTGCTGAACCGGCTCGGCACCAAGATCCGCTTCGTGCTGTCGATCGCGCTGGTCTTCGCCTGGGCCGTGCCGGTGCTCGCCGCGACCACCGTCTTCCAGTGGCTCTTCGACCAGCAGACCGGCGTGGTCGACTGGACCCTCGCCCAGCTGGGCTGGAAGAGCATGGCGCACTTCGACTGGATGTCCAACGAGTACTCGGCCTTCTCCGTGGTCGTCCTGTGCATCGTCTGGCAGTCGATACCCTTCGTCGCCTTCAACGTCTACGCGGGCCTGACCACCATCTCCAACGAGCTGTACGAGGCCGCCCGGCTGGACGGCGCGGGACCGCTGCGGATCTTCCGCTCGGTGATCTTCCCGATGCTGAAGCCGTTCTTCTACGGCACCGTCTTCCTGGAGATCATCTGGGTCTTCGGCGCGCTCACCCAGGTGCTGGAGATCACCGGCGGCAACCCGGTCGGCAAGACCGTGACCCTGCCGGTCTACGCCTACGAGGTGGGCGTGGGGCAGCAGGCGTACGGCATGGGCTCCGCCGTCGCGGTGGTCACCATCGTCATGCTCTGCCTGATGATGTCGTTCTACTTCCGCATCATCCTGAAGCAGGAGGACGAGCTGTGA
- a CDS encoding extracellular solute-binding protein, translating to MNRRLIAAIGTAALLFSVAACSSSSKSTATSGSSSTSASGKTLTVWLMTGDNPAGWVSSVTADFKAANPGVKLNIQIQQWTNIVQKVTAALSQNNPPDVIDIGNTQTPYYAAAGGLMDITALKSALGGDGWTASMNGSAVYNGKQYAAPWYAGGRAVMYNKKLWAAAGLTSTPTTMAEYISDLNKLKTTSGVQSALYLPGQYWYFFDGLLQQAGANIATQSGGTWTGTLSSPAALAAAQQFKTLQAYGTAPKDQTETNQDSFFEKGNVATMIAMGYEQATIAAAAPSLANEIGWFPIPSDTAGTPGKTFLGGSNLAISAKSQNATLAQSFLKIALDQKNESMFAKDSGFLPNTSADYSALAGNAYAEAYEQAAPEAGYTPLVPTWANVENAPNPITTLFLTPVLEGKSPASSAAAADAQIATRLNQQQ from the coding sequence GTGAACCGTCGTCTCATCGCAGCAATCGGCACCGCCGCGCTGCTGTTCAGTGTCGCCGCGTGTAGCAGCTCGTCCAAGAGCACCGCCACCAGTGGCAGCAGCTCCACCTCTGCCAGCGGCAAGACCCTCACGGTCTGGCTGATGACCGGCGACAACCCGGCCGGCTGGGTCAGCAGCGTCACGGCGGACTTCAAGGCCGCCAACCCGGGCGTGAAGCTGAACATCCAGATCCAGCAGTGGACCAACATCGTGCAGAAGGTCACCGCGGCCCTCTCGCAGAACAACCCGCCGGACGTCATCGACATCGGCAACACGCAGACCCCCTACTACGCGGCGGCCGGCGGCCTGATGGACATCACCGCCCTCAAGTCCGCGCTGGGCGGCGACGGCTGGACCGCCTCGATGAACGGCTCGGCCGTCTACAACGGCAAGCAGTACGCCGCGCCGTGGTACGCCGGCGGCCGTGCGGTCATGTACAACAAGAAGCTGTGGGCTGCGGCCGGTCTGACCTCGACCCCCACCACCATGGCCGAGTACATCTCCGACCTGAACAAGCTGAAGACCACCTCGGGCGTCCAGTCCGCGCTGTACCTGCCCGGGCAGTACTGGTACTTCTTCGACGGTCTGCTGCAGCAGGCGGGCGCCAACATCGCCACCCAGTCCGGCGGCACCTGGACCGGCACGCTCAGCTCCCCGGCGGCGCTGGCCGCGGCCCAGCAGTTCAAGACGCTGCAGGCGTACGGCACGGCCCCCAAGGACCAGACCGAGACCAACCAGGACAGCTTCTTCGAGAAGGGCAACGTGGCGACCATGATCGCCATGGGCTACGAGCAGGCCACCATCGCCGCCGCCGCCCCCTCGCTGGCCAACGAGATCGGCTGGTTCCCGATCCCCAGCGACACCGCCGGCACCCCCGGCAAGACCTTCCTCGGCGGCTCCAACCTTGCCATCTCCGCCAAGAGCCAGAACGCCACGCTGGCCCAGAGCTTCCTCAAGATCGCCCTGGACCAGAAGAACGAGTCCATGTTCGCCAAGGACTCCGGCTTCCTCCCCAACACCTCCGCCGACTACTCCGCGCTGGCCGGCAACGCCTACGCCGAGGCGTACGAGCAGGCCGCGCCCGAGGCCGGCTACACCCCGCTCGTCCCGACCTGGGCCAACGTGGAGAACGCGCCCAACCCGATCACCACGCTCTTCCTGACCCCCGTGCTGGAGGGCAAGAGCCCGGCGTCCTCCGCTGCCGCTGCCGACGCCCAGATCGCCACCCGTCTGAACCAGCAGCAGTAG
- a CDS encoding GntR family transcriptional regulator — translation MTTEGGPGVEPSMEGAISARVPKYYRLKKHLLQITQTQAPGTPVPPERTLALEFETSRTTVRQALQELVVEGRLERIQGKGTFVAKPKVSQALQLTSYTEDMRAQGLEPASRLLEVGYVTADERLAGLLDIRPGGRVLRVERLRLANGDPMAIEAAHLSAKRFPALRRNLVKYNSLYSALSEVYGVHVAEAEETIETSLATPAEAGQLGTDVGLPMLLLSRHSFDDAGEPVEWVRSVYRGDRYKFTARLQRPS, via the coding sequence ATGACGACCGAAGGGGGCCCCGGCGTGGAGCCGTCCATGGAGGGCGCGATCAGCGCGCGCGTCCCCAAGTACTACCGGCTCAAGAAACACCTGCTGCAGATCACGCAGACCCAGGCGCCAGGAACCCCGGTACCGCCCGAGCGGACCCTGGCCCTGGAGTTCGAGACCTCGCGGACGACGGTACGGCAGGCGCTTCAGGAGCTGGTGGTCGAAGGCCGGTTGGAGCGCATCCAGGGCAAGGGCACCTTCGTGGCCAAGCCCAAGGTGTCGCAGGCGCTCCAGCTCACCTCGTACACCGAGGACATGCGCGCCCAGGGGCTGGAGCCCGCCTCCCGGCTGCTGGAGGTCGGCTACGTCACCGCCGACGAGCGGCTGGCCGGGCTGCTGGACATCCGCCCGGGCGGACGGGTGCTCCGGGTGGAGCGACTGCGGCTGGCCAACGGCGACCCGATGGCCATCGAGGCGGCGCACCTCTCCGCCAAGCGCTTCCCCGCGCTGCGGCGGAACCTGGTGAAGTACAACTCGCTGTACTCCGCGCTGAGCGAGGTGTACGGGGTGCACGTCGCCGAGGCCGAGGAGACCATCGAGACCTCGCTGGCCACCCCGGCCGAGGCCGGGCAGCTGGGCACCGACGTCGGCCTGCCGATGCTGCTGCTCTCCCGGCACTCCTTCGACGACGCGGGCGAGCCGGTGGAGTGGGTGCGCTCGGTCTACCGCGGCGACCGGTACAAGTTCACCGCCCGGCTGCAGCGCCCCAGCTGA
- a CDS encoding histidine phosphatase family protein, which translates to MELTNHRSTQSSAQGGHATRAATLPLSLTVVRHGQSTANAAFEAAEAVGALDVGIGCRDADLRLTALGRSQAEALGRWIASRGGGPVPQSLWVSPYLRAQETAEAVLAAFDDAGLPLPDVRTDERLRDRELGVLEMLTSAAIELHHPGEAARRRLLGELRWRPPGGESCADVALRLRSLLRDLYEEEPDRRVLLVAHDAVVLMLRHIIDGLDEAELIEVAGTGAVGNTSVTRWSRSGEGRLQLDCYATTPHLE; encoded by the coding sequence GTGGAACTGACCAACCACCGCAGCACCCAGAGCAGTGCGCAGGGCGGCCACGCCACCCGCGCGGCGACGCTCCCGCTCTCGCTCACCGTCGTCCGGCACGGCCAGTCCACCGCGAACGCCGCCTTCGAGGCCGCCGAGGCGGTCGGGGCGCTGGACGTCGGCATCGGCTGCCGCGACGCCGACCTGCGGCTGACCGCGCTCGGCCGCAGCCAGGCCGAGGCGCTGGGCCGGTGGATCGCCTCCCGCGGCGGCGGCCCGGTGCCGCAGAGCCTGTGGGTGTCCCCTTACCTACGCGCCCAGGAGACCGCCGAGGCGGTGCTCGCCGCCTTCGATGACGCCGGGCTGCCGCTGCCCGACGTCCGCACCGACGAGCGGCTGCGCGACCGCGAACTCGGCGTCCTGGAGATGCTGACCTCGGCCGCGATCGAACTGCACCACCCCGGCGAGGCCGCCCGCCGCCGCCTGCTCGGCGAGCTGCGCTGGCGTCCGCCCGGCGGCGAGTCCTGCGCGGACGTGGCCCTGCGGCTGCGCAGCCTGCTGCGCGACCTCTACGAGGAGGAGCCCGACCGGCGGGTACTGCTGGTGGCGCACGATGCGGTGGTGCTCATGCTGCGGCACATCATCGACGGCCTGGACGAGGCCGAGCTGATCGAGGTGGCCGGAACCGGCGCGGTCGGCAACACCTCGGTCACCCGCTGGTCCCGCAGCGGGGAGGGGCGGCTGCAGCTGGACTGCTACGCCACCACCCCGCACCTGGAGTGA
- a CDS encoding PH domain-containing protein yields the protein MSDAQQQNRPGQEPSGEQTPAQETPAEPSAAEAAPRKAAPAASPASGSGTGAGSSAPAYGDLVFRSTPSVLAGGLIIVLVLWLAIDAIVDGRHRAPLEGVAAILFLVPLIGAYTIWPCVRANADRLVVRNPLRTITVAWTDVESLQSALSVELRTGGRKYQVWAIPVSLRQRKRGNRRAMRQLGDSTPQTSSRRGRFGGGQDHPVGGPGLRSRGLSGGPTADPTRAWADGVVDQLNEIRELAGEPTNGAAQVRWTWWIIAPAVVGGIALVTLLAG from the coding sequence ATGAGCGACGCCCAGCAGCAGAACCGGCCTGGCCAGGAGCCGTCCGGCGAGCAGACCCCCGCCCAGGAGACCCCTGCGGAGCCGTCCGCCGCCGAGGCCGCCCCGCGCAAGGCCGCCCCGGCCGCGTCCCCCGCCTCCGGCAGCGGGACGGGCGCCGGGAGCAGCGCCCCGGCCTACGGGGACCTGGTCTTCCGCTCGACGCCGAGCGTCCTCGCCGGTGGTCTGATCATCGTGCTGGTGTTGTGGCTGGCCATCGACGCCATCGTCGACGGCCGCCACCGCGCGCCGCTGGAGGGCGTGGCGGCCATCCTCTTCCTGGTGCCGCTGATCGGCGCCTACACCATCTGGCCGTGCGTGCGCGCCAACGCCGACCGGCTGGTGGTGCGCAACCCGCTGCGGACCATCACCGTGGCCTGGACCGATGTGGAGTCGCTGCAGTCGGCGCTCTCGGTGGAGCTGCGCACCGGCGGCCGCAAGTACCAGGTGTGGGCGATCCCGGTCTCGCTGCGGCAGCGCAAGCGTGGCAACCGCCGGGCGATGAGGCAGCTCGGCGACAGCACGCCGCAGACGTCCTCCCGGCGCGGGCGCTTCGGCGGCGGCCAGGACCACCCGGTGGGCGGCCCCGGCCTGCGCTCGCGCGGCCTGAGCGGCGGCCCCACCGCCGACCCGACCCGCGCCTGGGCCGACGGCGTGGTGGACCAGCTGAACGAGATCCGCGAGCTGGCCGGGGAGCCGACGAACGGCGCCGCCCAGGTGCGCTGGACCTGGTGGATCATCGCCCCGGCCGTGGTCGGCGGCATCGCCCTGGTCACGCTGCTCGCCGGCTGA
- the deoC gene encoding deoxyribose-phosphate aldolase: protein MPLSPPAAPPPAPPAAGTADGGPARLAGVTASDAALRRFLHGLPGVDAVGLQARAAALGTRSIKTTAKAYAIDLAISMIDLTTLEGADTPGKVRSLCAKALRPDPSDPTAPSAAAVCVYPDMAGIARAAVAGSGVQVAAVATAFPSGRAGLPVKLADTAEAVAAGADEIDMVIDRGAFLSGRYLEVFEMIQAVKAACVRPDGSAAHLKVIFETGELQTYDNVRRASWLAMAAGADFIKTSTGKVAVNATLPVTLVLMEAVRDFRAATGVQIGVKPAGGIRTSKDALKYLVAVNETLGDDWLSPDWFRFGASSLLNDLLMQRQKLTTGRYSGPDYVTVD, encoded by the coding sequence ATGCCCCTCTCTCCCCCAGCCGCGCCGCCACCGGCGCCCCCCGCCGCCGGCACCGCCGACGGCGGCCCCGCCCGCCTGGCCGGGGTCACCGCTTCGGACGCCGCCCTGCGGCGCTTCCTGCACGGGCTCCCCGGCGTCGACGCCGTCGGCCTGCAGGCCCGCGCCGCCGCGCTCGGCACCCGGTCGATCAAGACCACTGCCAAGGCGTACGCCATCGACCTCGCCATCTCCATGATCGACCTGACCACGCTGGAGGGTGCGGACACCCCCGGCAAGGTGCGGTCGCTCTGCGCCAAGGCCCTGCGTCCCGATCCGAGCGACCCCACCGCCCCCAGCGCCGCCGCCGTCTGCGTCTACCCCGACATGGCGGGCATCGCCCGCGCGGCGGTGGCCGGCAGCGGCGTCCAGGTCGCCGCCGTCGCCACCGCCTTCCCGTCCGGCCGCGCCGGGCTGCCGGTGAAGCTCGCCGACACCGCCGAGGCGGTCGCCGCGGGCGCGGACGAGATCGACATGGTGATCGACCGGGGGGCCTTCCTCTCCGGCCGCTACCTGGAGGTCTTCGAGATGATCCAGGCAGTCAAGGCCGCCTGCGTCCGCCCGGACGGCAGCGCCGCGCACCTCAAGGTGATCTTCGAGACCGGCGAGCTGCAGACGTACGACAACGTCCGCCGCGCCTCCTGGCTGGCCATGGCCGCCGGCGCCGACTTCATCAAGACCTCCACCGGCAAGGTCGCCGTCAACGCCACCCTGCCGGTGACGCTGGTGCTGATGGAGGCGGTCCGCGACTTCCGCGCGGCGACCGGCGTCCAGATCGGCGTGAAGCCCGCCGGCGGCATCCGCACCAGCAAGGACGCCCTGAAGTACCTGGTCGCGGTGAACGAGACGCTCGGCGACGACTGGCTCTCCCCCGACTGGTTCCGGTTCGGCGCCTCCAGCCTGCTGAACGACCTGCTGATGCAGCGCCAGAAGCTGACCACCGGCCGGTACTCCGGCCCCGACTACGTGACGGTGGACTGA